One genomic segment of Pseudomonas fortuita includes these proteins:
- a CDS encoding flagellar motor protein, whose product MDVLSLIGLILAFVAIVGGNFLEGGHAGALVNGPAALIVLGGTLAAALLQSPLSSFKRALQILRWILFPPRVDLAGGIDRVVNWSLTARKEGLLGLEGVADAEPDPYARKGLQLLVDGAEPEAIRSILEVDFLTQESRDIQAAKVFESMGGYAPTIGIIGAVMGLIHVMGNLADPSQLGNGIAVAFVATIYGVASANLILLPIANKLKANVMRQSRYREMLLEGLLSIAEGENPRSIELKLQGFME is encoded by the coding sequence ATGGACGTCCTCAGCCTGATCGGCCTGATTCTCGCCTTTGTCGCCATCGTCGGTGGCAACTTTCTGGAAGGTGGCCATGCCGGCGCGCTGGTCAATGGCCCGGCGGCGCTGATCGTGCTGGGTGGCACCCTGGCGGCAGCCTTGTTGCAGTCGCCGCTGTCTTCCTTCAAGCGCGCCTTGCAGATCTTGCGCTGGATACTGTTTCCGCCGCGGGTAGACCTGGCGGGTGGTATCGACCGTGTGGTGAACTGGAGCCTGACCGCGCGCAAGGAAGGCCTGCTGGGCCTTGAGGGCGTGGCCGATGCAGAGCCCGACCCGTATGCGCGCAAAGGCCTGCAATTGCTGGTGGACGGCGCTGAGCCAGAAGCCATCCGCAGCATCCTTGAAGTCGACTTTCTGACCCAGGAGAGCCGTGACATCCAGGCTGCCAAGGTATTCGAGAGCATGGGCGGCTACGCGCCGACCATCGGCATCATCGGTGCGGTGATGGGCCTGATCCACGTGATGGGCAACCTCGCTGACCCTTCGCAGCTGGGCAACGGCATTGCCGTGGCCTTTGTCGCCACCATCTACGGCGTGGCCAGCGCCAACCTGATCCTGCTGCCGATCGCCAACAAGCTCAAGGCCAACGTCATGCGCCAGTCGCGCTACCGCGAGATGCTGCTCGAAGGCCTGTTGTCGATTGCCGAGGGTGAAAACCCGCGCTCGATCGAGTTGAAGCTGCAAGGCTTCATGGAGTAA
- a CDS encoding chemotaxis protein CheW yields MKKSSAQGSEDPILQWVTFRLDNESYGINVMQVQEVLRYTEIAPVPGAPSYVLGIINLRGNVVTVIDTRQRFGLMPTEVTDNTRIVIIEADKQVVGILVDSVAEVVYLRQSEIETAPNVGNEESAKFIQGVCNKNGELLILVELDKMMTEEEWSELENI; encoded by the coding sequence ATGAAAAAGTCGTCTGCACAAGGTTCCGAAGATCCGATCCTGCAGTGGGTTACCTTCCGTCTGGACAACGAGTCCTACGGCATCAACGTGATGCAGGTGCAGGAAGTGCTGCGCTACACCGAGATCGCCCCGGTGCCGGGTGCGCCAAGCTACGTGCTGGGTATCATCAACCTGCGCGGCAACGTGGTGACAGTGATCGACACCCGTCAGCGTTTTGGCCTGATGCCGACCGAGGTCACCGACAACACCCGTATCGTCATCATCGAAGCCGATAAGCAAGTGGTCGGCATTCTGGTCGACAGCGTGGCCGAGGTAGTTTACCTGCGCCAGTCCGAAATCGAGACCGCGCCGAATGTGGGTAACGAAGAGTCGGCCAAATTCATTCAGGGCGTGTGCAACAAGAACGGTGAACTGCTGATCCTCGTCGAACTGGACAAGATGATGACCGAGGAAGAGTGGTCCGAGCTGGAGAACATCTGA
- a CDS encoding dermonecrotic toxin domain-containing protein, translating to MTTQYVNAKGVQFVRDSLAGFPRPDRAAASAIHQWAQERSIDLDPDRVDAVTLHYQFSPKLGWIALVAQKMTLTQAVLSNWQGESANNWLGAAIDAPWAGELPEGPLTIVQTLREQNLFDHHAPYSVYNGLFRHSDHPLYNADTHVPLAAEEFQSFIWGLDLQVQYKSMLDSYWDANLERYRISAKINFIAACNKQVTEGSLSDAGRKLAWQACGLQASTSVTPGDEKPGSKPRLRARWLNVYGYTATDLLCLHDGVSGLVLLYIPGNASPLHEFSDKKAMLDWFANQCRTPRTRDALQGHFALADREDGLSYSGLHTALCGLGSYPAPYHLDSNRPGFTAQGIWPPQDYINYKVKDYSPLIEGDLFLSLARRQKQRSYQDAHFIITSDSEVTKAKWRGYLNSAINVLGPLALVVPELAPLFALGGIAQFGLGLDQAIHAKNARQSAEGIGTSVFGVLNALPLVAAGVSKAPVLLRFKHEGFVIPSRVNEQIGYPLSPITPPELPLADVADYFHTPDPIAPLPGADDGVAGAVVRTPRYDGSPDLLTTMIGGYQEHVLYDMELDAFRLESDLNEVEPSCYIATPGSLNLVEVDARARQVTDDMRMATLRALGVDLNLPIALPVVPTEGLRPIPKHVLNIWVGDKVIEQTLIDNIARNARTLQETQYVHRLYLSRAEPAAFQANLQLLAEHAPGVEVLPLEDQPFYARFKESANFPQYQAAIHGNGGVASNFSSASDVLRYALLEQEGGLYMDVDDTLLAPGEYPVFIDGAPRGTPGERLDDVALATSENGLLLHSAVSNEKLGMNCLYNGSLVGSHANNPTLKAILEEMQARYEQAPNFYQSKPSLQTDPQAFYGYAQALSHLTGPKLLTDVVDRLLPELGMMRQIINLYAFPRTNSWQFVSLPEFQAVQRQLLPLNRIARIGGYNSWARP from the coding sequence ATGACAACCCAATACGTCAATGCCAAGGGCGTGCAATTTGTGCGTGACAGCCTCGCCGGTTTTCCGCGCCCGGACCGTGCGGCAGCCAGTGCCATCCATCAGTGGGCCCAGGAACGCTCCATCGACCTGGACCCAGACCGCGTCGACGCGGTCACCCTGCATTACCAGTTCAGCCCCAAGCTCGGCTGGATTGCGCTCGTCGCGCAGAAGATGACACTGACCCAGGCCGTGCTCTCGAACTGGCAGGGTGAGTCGGCCAACAACTGGTTAGGCGCGGCGATCGATGCTCCTTGGGCAGGCGAGTTACCCGAAGGGCCACTGACCATTGTCCAGACACTGCGCGAGCAAAACCTGTTTGACCATCACGCACCCTATAGCGTCTACAACGGGTTGTTCAGGCACAGCGACCACCCGCTATACAACGCAGACACGCACGTCCCGCTGGCAGCTGAGGAGTTCCAGTCGTTTATCTGGGGCCTGGACTTGCAGGTGCAGTACAAGTCGATGCTCGACAGCTACTGGGATGCCAACCTGGAACGCTACCGTATCAGCGCAAAGATCAACTTCATCGCCGCCTGCAACAAGCAAGTCACCGAGGGCAGCCTCAGTGATGCCGGCAGAAAGCTGGCCTGGCAGGCATGCGGCCTGCAAGCCTCAACGTCGGTAACGCCCGGTGACGAAAAGCCGGGCAGCAAACCGAGGCTGCGCGCCAGGTGGCTAAATGTGTACGGCTACACCGCCACTGACCTGCTGTGCCTGCACGACGGCGTCAGCGGCCTGGTTTTACTCTACATTCCGGGTAATGCCTCGCCCCTGCACGAGTTCAGCGACAAAAAGGCCATGCTGGACTGGTTCGCCAACCAGTGCCGTACCCCGCGCACGCGCGACGCCCTGCAGGGCCACTTCGCCCTGGCCGATCGCGAAGACGGTTTGAGCTACAGCGGCCTTCACACTGCCCTGTGCGGCCTGGGCAGCTACCCAGCTCCCTACCACCTCGACAGCAACCGCCCCGGCTTCACGGCGCAGGGCATCTGGCCCCCACAGGACTACATCAACTACAAGGTCAAGGACTACAGCCCCCTGATAGAAGGCGACCTGTTCCTTTCCCTGGCCCGCCGCCAGAAACAGCGCAGTTACCAGGACGCTCATTTCATCATCACCAGCGACAGCGAAGTGACCAAGGCCAAATGGCGCGGCTACTTGAACTCGGCAATCAACGTGCTGGGCCCTTTGGCCCTGGTAGTGCCCGAGCTGGCCCCGCTGTTCGCCCTGGGCGGCATCGCCCAGTTCGGCCTGGGCCTGGACCAGGCCATCCACGCCAAAAACGCCCGGCAAAGCGCCGAAGGCATCGGCACGTCGGTGTTTGGGGTGCTCAATGCACTACCGCTGGTGGCTGCCGGGGTGTCCAAGGCACCTGTGCTGCTGCGCTTCAAGCATGAAGGTTTTGTGATCCCCAGCCGGGTCAACGAACAAATCGGCTACCCCTTGAGCCCCATCACCCCCCCTGAGCTGCCGCTGGCCGACGTGGCAGATTATTTCCATACTCCAGACCCCATCGCGCCTCTGCCGGGTGCCGACGACGGTGTGGCTGGTGCCGTTGTCAGGACGCCTCGCTACGACGGTTCGCCCGACCTGCTCACGACGATGATCGGCGGTTATCAAGAGCATGTGCTCTACGACATGGAACTCGATGCCTTTCGCCTGGAAAGCGACCTCAATGAGGTTGAGCCAAGCTGCTACATCGCAACGCCCGGCTCGCTCAATCTGGTCGAGGTGGATGCCCGAGCGCGTCAGGTGACCGATGACATGCGCATGGCGACCTTGCGTGCATTGGGCGTTGATCTGAACCTGCCCATTGCGCTACCGGTCGTACCTACCGAAGGACTGCGACCAATCCCTAAACACGTCCTGAATATCTGGGTAGGCGACAAGGTCATTGAGCAAACCCTGATCGACAATATCGCCCGCAACGCCCGCACGCTGCAGGAGACTCAGTATGTTCATCGCCTGTATCTCTCCAGGGCCGAGCCGGCTGCGTTCCAGGCCAACCTGCAGCTTTTGGCGGAGCATGCGCCCGGGGTAGAAGTATTGCCACTTGAGGACCAGCCGTTCTATGCGCGTTTCAAGGAGAGTGCCAACTTCCCCCAATACCAGGCAGCGATCCACGGTAACGGTGGGGTGGCCAGCAACTTTTCGTCGGCGTCGGACGTTTTGCGCTATGCCCTGCTTGAACAGGAAGGTGGCCTGTACATGGATGTCGACGACACGCTGCTGGCGCCTGGTGAGTACCCTGTGTTCATCGATGGCGCCCCCAGAGGCACGCCGGGAGAGCGCCTTGATGACGTAGCACTTGCCACCTCTGAAAACGGCCTGCTGCTGCACTCGGCGGTGTCCAACGAAAAATTGGGCATGAACTGCCTGTACAACGGCAGCCTGGTAGGCAGCCACGCGAATAATCCGACGCTCAAGGCAATCCTGGAAGAAATGCAGGCGCGCTACGAACAAGCGCCAAACTTCTATCAAAGCAAGCCATCCCTACAAACCGACCCGCAAGCGTTCTATGGTTATGCCCAGGCCCTTAGCCACCTCACCGGGCCGAAGTTGCTCACCGACGTGGTCGACCGTCTGTTGCCTGAGCTCGGCATGATGCGTCAGATCATCAACCTGTATGCGTTCCCCCGCACTAACTCCTGGCAGTTCGTCAGCCTTCCTGAGTTTCAGGCGGTGCAACGGCAACTGCTGCCACTCAACCGCATTGCCAGGATAGGGGGATACAACTCCTGGGCCAGGCCCTGA
- the motD gene encoding flagellar motor protein MotD has translation MRRRRHTEEHENHERWLVSYADFITLLFAFFVVMYSISSINEGKYKVISQALLGVFNDPERSMKPIPIGDEQPLSVRPAEPLVKDSEQTEAGLAATQVDPLKTISDDVRDAFGDLINSNQMTVRGNELWIEIELNSSLLFGSGDAMPSDKAFAIIEKVANILKPFANPVHVEGFTDNLPIRTAQYPTNWELSSARAASIVRLLAMEGVNPARMASVGYGEYQPVAGNDTADGRARNRRVVLVISRNLEVRRSLTGSGSANATPDAALRRAGTQSAPATTATVAGQ, from the coding sequence ATGCGTCGCCGTCGTCATACCGAGGAACACGAAAACCACGAACGCTGGCTGGTGTCGTACGCTGACTTCATCACCTTGCTGTTCGCCTTTTTCGTGGTGATGTACTCGATTTCCTCGATCAACGAGGGCAAGTACAAGGTCATTTCCCAGGCCTTGCTCGGGGTGTTCAACGACCCTGAGCGCAGCATGAAACCGATCCCTATTGGCGATGAGCAGCCGTTGAGCGTGCGCCCGGCAGAGCCGCTGGTCAAAGACAGCGAGCAGACCGAAGCGGGCTTGGCGGCGACCCAGGTCGACCCGTTGAAAACCATCAGCGATGACGTGCGCGATGCCTTTGGCGACCTGATCAACAGCAACCAGATGACCGTGCGCGGCAACGAGCTGTGGATCGAGATCGAGCTGAATTCATCGCTGTTGTTCGGCAGTGGCGATGCCATGCCCAGCGACAAGGCGTTTGCCATCATCGAGAAGGTGGCAAACATCCTCAAGCCATTCGCCAACCCGGTGCATGTCGAAGGCTTCACCGACAACCTGCCGATCCGCACGGCACAGTACCCGACCAACTGGGAGCTGTCGTCGGCACGGGCGGCGAGCATCGTGCGCCTGCTGGCCATGGAAGGGGTCAACCCGGCACGCATGGCATCGGTGGGTTATGGCGAGTACCAGCCGGTGGCGGGCAATGACACCGCCGACGGTCGCGCGCGTAATCGCCGGGTGGTGCTGGTGATTTCCCGTAACCTCGAAGTGCGCCGCAGCCTGACGGGCTCGGGCAGTGCCAATGCAACGCCGGATGCCGCATTGCGCCGGGCTGGCACACAAAGTGCACCGGCAACGACAGCAACGGTGGCGGGGCAGTGA
- a CDS encoding chemotaxis protein CheA has translation MSFGADEEILQDFLVEAGEILEQLSEQLVELESRPDDADLLNAIFRGFHTVKGGAGFLQLNELVECCHIAENVFDILRKGERRVDAELMDVVLEALDTVNSMFGQVRERAEVTPATPELLAALSRLAEPGGAEVAQAPVAAAPSAEAPVAATAPADEQDITDSEFEQLLDSLDAVKAQAAVDEQMQGEAGSGEGDEITDAEFESLLDQLHGKGQFSVEVAVQPVAVPADAASDEITDEEFESLLDQLHGKGTFQADALPAASAPAPVAVDNSAAGDEISEHEFEALLDQLHGKGKFGGDVAAVEAPAVAKVQAPAQAKADSQPVAKPAPAAPAPAATSKPAPAPRAPAPAAEKHAVSEAETTVRVDTARLDEIMNMVGELVLVRNRLVRLGLNSGDEAMSKAVSNLDVVTADLQTAVMKTRMQPIKKVFGRFPRLVRDLARQLKKEINLELVGEETDLDKNLVEALADPLVHLVRNAVDHGVEMPDEREASGKARTGRVVLSAEQEGDHILLSISDDGKGMDPNILRAKAVEKGLMDKDAAERLSESDCYNLIFAPGFSTKTEISDVSGRGVGMDVVKTKISQLNGSINIYSAKGQGSKIVIKVPLTLAIMPTLMVMLGNQAFAFPLVNVNEIFHLDLSRTNVVDGQEVVIVRDKALPLFYLKRWLVQGQVHEEQHEGHVVILSVGTQRIGFVVDQLVGQEEVVIKPLGKMLQGTPGMSGATITGDGRIALILDVPSMLKRYAARRI, from the coding sequence ATGAGCTTCGGCGCCGATGAAGAAATCCTCCAGGATTTCCTGGTAGAAGCCGGCGAAATTCTTGAGCAACTGTCCGAGCAACTGGTCGAGCTGGAAAGCCGACCCGACGATGCCGACTTGCTCAATGCGATCTTTCGCGGTTTCCACACTGTAAAAGGGGGCGCCGGCTTCCTTCAGCTGAACGAGCTGGTGGAGTGCTGCCATATCGCCGAGAACGTGTTCGACATCCTGCGCAAAGGTGAGCGCCGGGTCGATGCGGAACTGATGGATGTGGTGCTTGAGGCACTCGACACGGTCAACAGCATGTTCGGGCAGGTGCGCGAGCGTGCCGAGGTTACCCCGGCCACGCCCGAGCTGCTGGCGGCCCTGTCGCGGCTGGCCGAACCCGGTGGCGCCGAGGTTGCCCAAGCGCCTGTTGCAGCGGCACCGTCAGCCGAGGCGCCGGTTGCGGCCACGGCCCCTGCCGATGAACAGGACATCACCGACAGCGAGTTTGAGCAGTTGCTCGACTCGCTCGATGCGGTCAAGGCGCAAGCCGCGGTCGACGAGCAGATGCAGGGCGAGGCTGGCAGTGGCGAAGGTGACGAAATCACTGACGCCGAATTCGAGTCGCTGCTCGACCAGTTGCACGGCAAAGGCCAGTTCAGTGTCGAAGTCGCGGTACAGCCGGTCGCCGTGCCTGCAGACGCGGCAAGCGACGAAATTACCGACGAAGAATTCGAATCGTTACTCGACCAGTTGCATGGCAAGGGCACATTCCAGGCCGATGCCTTGCCTGCCGCCAGCGCGCCGGCGCCGGTCGCGGTTGACAACAGCGCCGCCGGCGACGAAATCAGCGAGCACGAGTTCGAGGCCCTGCTGGACCAGTTGCACGGTAAGGGCAAGTTTGGTGGTGACGTTGCTGCGGTCGAGGCCCCGGCTGTTGCCAAGGTGCAAGCGCCTGCTCAAGCCAAGGCCGACAGCCAGCCGGTCGCCAAGCCAGCCCCTGCTGCCCCCGCACCCGCGGCCACCAGCAAGCCTGCGCCGGCCCCTCGTGCACCGGCGCCGGCAGCAGAGAAGCATGCCGTCAGCGAAGCGGAAACCACGGTCCGCGTTGACACCGCGCGCCTGGACGAAATCATGAACATGGTCGGCGAACTGGTGCTGGTGCGTAACCGCCTGGTACGCCTGGGCCTGAACAGCGGCGACGAGGCCATGTCCAAGGCCGTGTCCAACCTCGACGTGGTCACTGCCGACCTGCAGACGGCGGTGATGAAAACCCGCATGCAGCCGATCAAGAAAGTGTTCGGCCGCTTCCCGCGCCTGGTGCGCGACCTTGCCCGCCAGTTGAAGAAAGAGATCAACCTGGAGCTGGTCGGCGAAGAGACTGACCTGGACAAGAACCTGGTCGAGGCCCTGGCCGACCCGTTGGTGCACCTGGTGCGTAACGCCGTCGACCATGGTGTCGAGATGCCCGATGAGCGTGAAGCCTCTGGCAAGGCCCGCACCGGCCGTGTGGTGCTGTCGGCCGAACAGGAAGGTGATCACATCCTGCTGTCGATCTCTGACGACGGCAAGGGCATGGACCCGAACATCCTGCGTGCCAAGGCCGTGGAAAAAGGCCTGATGGACAAGGATGCCGCTGAGCGCCTGAGTGAATCGGACTGCTACAACCTGATCTTCGCCCCGGGCTTCTCGACCAAGACCGAGATTTCCGACGTGTCTGGCCGTGGCGTGGGCATGGACGTGGTGAAAACCAAGATTTCCCAGCTCAACGGATCGATCAATATCTACTCGGCCAAGGGCCAGGGCTCGAAGATCGTCATCAAGGTGCCGCTGACCTTGGCGATCATGCCCACCCTGATGGTGATGCTGGGCAACCAGGCGTTTGCCTTCCCGCTGGTCAACGTCAACGAAATCTTCCACCTCGACCTGTCGCGCACCAACGTGGTCGACGGCCAGGAAGTGGTGATCGTGCGCGACAAGGCGCTGCCGCTGTTCTACCTCAAGCGCTGGCTGGTACAGGGCCAGGTGCACGAAGAGCAGCACGAGGGCCACGTAGTGATCCTGTCGGTTGGCACGCAGCGCATCGGCTTTGTCGTCGATCAACTGGTGGGCCAGGAAGAAGTGGTAATCAAGCCGCTGGGCAAGATGTTGCAGGGCACCCCGGGCATGTCCGGGGCCACCATCACCGGTGACGGTCGTATCGCGTTGATTCTCGATGTCCCGAGCATGCTCAAGCGTTACGCCGCACGGCGTATTTGA
- a CDS encoding ParA family protein encodes MRVWAVANQKGGVGKTTTTIALAGLLAEAGKRVVVVDLDPHGSMTSYFGHNPDALEHSCYDLFLHKGAVPDGLPGQLLLPTSDERISLLPSSTALAVLERQSPGQNGLGLVIAKSLAQLWQDFDYAVIDSPPLLGVLMVNALAASQQLVIPVQTEFLAVKGLERMVGTLAMINRSRKQALPYQIVPTLFDRRTQASLGTLKLLRDTYGQQVWQGYIPVDTRLRDASRKGVTPSQFDSKSRGLIAYRALLKHLLTYKTAVQVA; translated from the coding sequence ATGAGAGTCTGGGCAGTAGCCAATCAAAAAGGTGGCGTCGGCAAGACCACCACAACCATCGCCCTGGCTGGCCTGCTGGCTGAGGCTGGCAAGCGCGTGGTCGTCGTCGACCTCGATCCGCACGGGTCGATGACCAGCTATTTCGGGCACAACCCCGATGCGCTGGAGCACAGCTGCTACGACCTGTTCCTGCACAAGGGCGCAGTACCAGACGGCCTGCCCGGGCAGTTGTTGCTGCCTACCAGCGACGAGCGCATTTCGCTGTTGCCGTCGAGCACCGCTTTGGCAGTGCTGGAGCGCCAGTCACCCGGGCAAAATGGCCTGGGCCTGGTGATCGCCAAGAGTCTGGCGCAGCTGTGGCAGGATTTCGACTATGCCGTGATCGACAGCCCCCCCTTGCTGGGTGTGCTGATGGTCAATGCCCTGGCCGCCAGCCAGCAGTTGGTGATACCGGTGCAGACCGAATTTCTGGCAGTGAAGGGCCTGGAACGCATGGTTGGCACCTTGGCCATGATCAACCGTTCGCGCAAGCAGGCGCTGCCGTACCAGATCGTACCCACCCTGTTCGACCGCCGTACCCAGGCCTCCCTGGGCACACTCAAGCTGCTGCGTGATACCTACGGCCAACAGGTGTGGCAGGGCTACATCCCAGTCGATACGCGCCTGCGCGATGCCAGCCGCAAGGGCGTCACGCCCTCGCAGTTCGACAGCAAGAGCCGCGGTCTGATTGCCTATCGGGCGCTGCTCAAGCACCTGCTGACTTACAAGACCGCAGTGCAGGTGGCCTGA
- a CDS encoding protein-glutamate methylesterase/protein-glutamine glutaminase yields the protein MAVKVLVVDDSGFFRRRVSEILSADPTIQVVGTATNGKEAIDQALALKPDVITMDYEMPMMDGITAVRHIMQRCPTPVLMFSSLTHEGARVTLDALDAGAVDYLPKNFEDISRNPDKVRQMLCEKVHTLSRSNRRLGSYARPAPAAAPVPASSPAPASSFANPAPARPAAPARAAAPAASHSPAPKRKPYKLVAIGTSTGGPVALQRVLTQLPANFPAPIVLIQHMPAAFTKAFAERLDKLCRINVKEAEDGDVLRPGLALLAPGGKQMMIDGRGTVKILPGDERLNYKPCVDITFGSAAKSYGDKVLSVVLTGMGADGREGARLLKQGGSTVWAQDEASCVIYGMPMAIVKANLADAVYSLDEIGKHLVEACV from the coding sequence ATGGCAGTCAAGGTCCTGGTGGTGGATGATTCCGGTTTCTTCCGCCGCCGCGTCTCGGAAATCCTCTCGGCGGATCCGACGATCCAGGTAGTGGGTACCGCGACCAATGGCAAGGAAGCAATCGACCAGGCGCTGGCGCTCAAGCCCGATGTCATCACCATGGACTACGAGATGCCCATGATGGACGGCATCACCGCGGTGCGGCATATCATGCAGCGCTGCCCGACGCCGGTGTTGATGTTTTCCTCGCTGACCCACGAAGGCGCTCGCGTCACCCTCGACGCGCTGGATGCTGGCGCGGTGGATTACCTGCCGAAAAACTTCGAGGACATTTCGCGCAACCCCGACAAGGTCAGGCAAATGCTGTGCGAGAAGGTGCATACCCTTTCGCGCAGCAACCGCCGCCTGGGCAGCTATGCCAGGCCGGCACCGGCCGCCGCGCCGGTGCCGGCCAGCAGCCCTGCGCCCGCCAGCAGTTTCGCCAACCCCGCGCCAGCCCGTCCTGCGGCGCCGGCCCGTGCAGCTGCCCCGGCGGCGTCGCACTCGCCAGCCCCCAAGCGCAAACCCTACAAGCTGGTGGCCATTGGCACCTCCACGGGCGGCCCCGTGGCCCTGCAGCGGGTATTGACCCAGCTGCCTGCCAACTTCCCGGCGCCGATCGTGTTGATCCAGCACATGCCGGCGGCGTTCACCAAGGCCTTTGCCGAACGCCTGGACAAGCTGTGTCGCATCAACGTGAAGGAAGCCGAGGACGGCGACGTGCTGCGCCCAGGCCTGGCCCTGCTGGCCCCCGGCGGCAAGCAGATGATGATCGACGGCCGTGGCACCGTGAAGATCCTGCCCGGTGACGAGCGCCTGAACTACAAGCCGTGCGTGGACATCACCTTTGGTTCGGCAGCAAAGTCTTACGGCGACAAGGTGCTGTCGGTGGTGCTCACCGGCATGGGCGCCGATGGCCGTGAAGGTGCACGCCTGCTCAAGCAGGGCGGCAGTACCGTGTGGGCCCAGGATGAAGCCAGCTGCGTGATCTATGGCATGCCCATGGCCATCGTCAAGGCCAACCTGGCCGATGCGGTCTACAGCCTGGACGAAATCGGCAAGCACTTGGTGGAGGCCTGCGTCTGA
- a CDS encoding CheW domain-containing protein, whose product MTQTRHTSTRPQMALQSYLDGLLQEATEAEELFEPPAAPDEFAEAVREEQARDARQPAGPMPAQAPASLAQRPFAEPKVAVLPSVMPIEAPVVTVVEQQVIAEAAIPVLVEEQTVEPAVPLVDVHLPAPNLPVPPATVDGRPVWAAEPFECLLFDVAGLTLAVPLVCLGSIYNLAGQELTPLFGQPDWFLGILTCQAGNLKVLDTARWVMPDRYRDDFRQGLNYVISVQGYEWGLAVHQVSRSLRLDPSEIKWRSQRGQRPWLAGTVIEHMCALLDVAALAELIASGAVKQMHAKQK is encoded by the coding sequence ATGACCCAGACCCGACACACCAGCACCCGGCCGCAGATGGCCCTGCAGTCGTACCTCGACGGCCTGTTGCAGGAGGCCACCGAAGCCGAAGAGCTGTTTGAGCCGCCAGCGGCGCCAGACGAGTTCGCCGAGGCGGTGCGCGAGGAGCAGGCACGTGATGCGCGTCAGCCCGCCGGGCCGATGCCAGCCCAAGCCCCTGCCAGCCTTGCCCAACGGCCGTTTGCCGAACCCAAGGTGGCGGTGTTGCCCAGCGTCATGCCGATAGAAGCGCCGGTGGTCACGGTGGTCGAGCAGCAGGTGATCGCCGAGGCCGCCATCCCGGTGCTGGTCGAAGAACAAACCGTGGAACCCGCAGTGCCGCTGGTCGACGTGCACCTCCCGGCGCCGAACCTGCCGGTGCCGCCGGCCACCGTGGACGGCCGCCCGGTGTGGGCGGCCGAACCATTCGAATGCCTGTTGTTCGATGTCGCCGGCCTGACCCTGGCGGTGCCGCTGGTGTGCCTGGGCTCGATCTACAACCTGGCCGGCCAGGAGCTGACCCCGCTGTTCGGCCAGCCGGACTGGTTCCTCGGCATCCTGACCTGCCAGGCCGGTAACCTGAAGGTGCTGGACACGGCGCGTTGGGTAATGCCCGACCGCTACCGCGACGATTTTCGCCAAGGCCTGAATTATGTGATTTCCGTGCAGGGCTACGAATGGGGGCTGGCCGTACACCAGGTCAGCCGTTCGCTGCGCCTGGACCCGTCCGAAATCAAGTGGCGCAGCCAGCGGGGCCAGCGCCCTTGGCTGGCTGGCACGGTGATTGAACACATGTGTGCATTGCTCGACGTCGCCGCACTGGCCGAGCTGATCGCCAGCGGCGCGGTCAAGCAGATGCACGCCAAACAGAAATGA
- a CDS encoding DUF2802 domain-containing protein produces MILEVAVIFLALVWALSLWFFLNYSKRQRELAAQQAEGDALRDQRIKDLAKRLDDYQNGTVRMGEALHELRVSVASVPDRLERLEQRDPSSVTFSQAAKLVGMGASVSELTETCGLTRAEAELMSKLHRSE; encoded by the coding sequence TTGATCCTAGAGGTTGCTGTCATCTTCCTGGCGCTGGTCTGGGCGCTGAGCCTGTGGTTCTTCCTCAACTACAGCAAGCGCCAGCGCGAGCTGGCTGCGCAGCAGGCCGAGGGCGATGCCCTGCGTGACCAGCGCATCAAGGACCTGGCCAAGCGCCTGGACGACTACCAGAACGGTACCGTGCGCATGGGCGAGGCCCTTCACGAGCTGCGTGTGTCGGTGGCCAGTGTGCCTGACCGGCTGGAGCGGCTGGAGCAACGCGACCCCAGTAGTGTCACGTTCAGCCAGGCGGCCAAGTTGGTGGGGATGGGCGCGAGCGTGTCGGAGTTGACCGAAACCTGCGGGCTGACGCGGGCCGAGGCAGAGTTGATGAGCAAGTTGCATCGCAGCGAATAA